In Blautia wexlerae DSM 19850, a single window of DNA contains:
- the gatB gene encoding Asp-tRNA(Asn)/Glu-tRNA(Gln) amidotransferase subunit GatB: protein MMKQYETVIGLEVHVELATKTKIFCGCSTEFGGAPNTHTCPVCTGMPGSLPVLNKKVVEFALKAGLAANCQIHQYCKFDRKNYFYPDNPQNYQISQLYLPICHDGWVEIETSAGKKKIRIHEMHMEEDAGKLIHDEWEDCSLVDYNRSGVPLIEIVSEPDMRSSEEVIAYLEKLRCMMQYLGVSDCKLQEGSMRADVNLSVREVGAEQFGTRTEMKNLNSFKAIARAIEGERERQIELIEEGKAVTQETRRWDDNKEYSYAMRSKEDAKDYRYFPDPDLPPIHISDAWIEKIKAEQPELREVKQARYQEEYGLPAYDAGILTESRHLAGLFEETAAIYGNAKKTANWFMGEVLRLTKDKAMDPEQVSFSPKHLADLLVMVEKSEVSPQNAKKVFEKVFEEDIDPVAYIEEHGLKIVEDTGLLEEIINRILDANPGPLSELLGGKDKVMGFFVGQIMKEMKGKANPASVRETLMKEVEKRK from the coding sequence ATAATGAAACAGTACGAAACAGTCATAGGACTTGAAGTCCATGTAGAACTTGCAACAAAAACAAAAATTTTCTGCGGATGCTCCACTGAATTCGGAGGAGCACCCAATACACATACATGCCCGGTCTGCACAGGTATGCCGGGTTCCCTGCCTGTATTAAATAAGAAAGTAGTAGAGTTTGCCCTGAAAGCAGGTCTTGCAGCAAACTGCCAGATCCATCAGTACTGCAAATTTGACCGTAAGAACTATTTCTATCCGGACAACCCACAGAACTATCAGATTTCCCAGTTATATCTGCCAATCTGCCACGACGGATGGGTAGAGATCGAAACCTCCGCAGGCAAAAAGAAAATCCGTATCCACGAAATGCATATGGAAGAGGATGCTGGTAAACTGATTCATGATGAATGGGAAGATTGCTCACTGGTAGACTACAACCGAAGCGGTGTTCCACTGATCGAGATCGTATCCGAACCGGATATGAGAAGCTCCGAGGAAGTAATCGCCTATCTTGAAAAACTCCGTTGTATGATGCAGTATCTGGGTGTATCAGACTGTAAACTTCAGGAAGGCTCCATGCGTGCAGACGTTAACCTTTCTGTCCGTGAGGTAGGTGCAGAACAATTCGGTACCAGAACAGAGATGAAGAACCTGAACTCTTTCAAAGCCATTGCCAGAGCAATCGAAGGCGAAAGAGAACGTCAGATTGAACTGATTGAAGAAGGCAAGGCAGTTACACAGGAAACACGCCGTTGGGATGACAATAAAGAATATTCTTACGCCATGCGTTCCAAGGAAGATGCCAAAGACTACAGATATTTCCCTGATCCAGATCTGCCTCCAATCCATATTTCTGATGCATGGATTGAAAAGATCAAAGCAGAACAGCCGGAGCTTCGCGAAGTGAAACAGGCCCGTTATCAGGAAGAGTACGGACTTCCGGCATACGATGCGGGAATCCTTACAGAATCCCGCCATCTTGCAGGTCTTTTTGAAGAAACAGCAGCAATCTACGGAAATGCAAAGAAGACAGCAAACTGGTTTATGGGTGAGGTACTCCGTCTGACGAAAGATAAAGCTATGGATCCGGAACAGGTATCTTTCTCACCGAAGCATCTTGCAGATCTTCTGGTAATGGTAGAAAAATCCGAAGTCAGCCCTCAGAATGCCAAAAAAGTCTTTGAGAAAGTCTTTGAGGAAGACATTGATCCTGTAGCCTACATTGAGGAACATGGTCTGAAGATTGTAGAAGACACAGGACTTCTGGAAGAAATCATCAACAGGATCCTGGATGCTAACCCAGGACCACTTTCAGAACTTCTGGGAGGTAAAGATAAAGTCATG